CAGCGTTCGCGTCATCGCGTGCTCCCCACATTGTGTAACCCGTGGTAACAGTTACCTCTGGTAGCATGAGGCGCGTGACGGATCGTGTCAAGCGCAGCGGCAAGCACCCCTCGGCAGGCGAGCCTGCGACCGGCGACGCGCGCCGGGACCGGTGGCGCAAGCACCGGGTCGAGCGCCGGGCCGGGGTTCGTCGAGGCGGCGCTGAAGGCGCTGGACGAGCGCGGTCCGGACCTGGCGATGGACGACGTGGCGGTCGCCGCCGGGGTCACCAAACCGGTGCTGTACCGGCACTTCGCGGACAAGGCCGACCTGTACGACGCGCTCGGCCAGCGGGGCACCGAGCTGCTGTTCTCGCGGCTGGTCCCGGCGATCAACGCGGAACTGGCGCCGGTGCCGCGGATCCGCATGGCACTGGACGCGTTCTTCACCGTCATCGAGGAGCACCCGAACCTGTACCGGCTGCTGGTGCGCGGCTCGTTCGCGGGCAAGCCGGCCGACGCCGACGTGGTGGCCGAGGACAAGGAACTGATCGCCACCGCGCTGACCGCCCTGCTCGGCGACTACATGCGGATGTTCAACATGGACTCCGGCGCGGCCGAGCCGTGGGCGTACGGGATCGTCGGGATGGTCCAGAACACCGGTGAGTGGTGGCTGGAGCGCCGGTCGATGAGCCGGGACAGCGTCGTGGAGTACCTGACGCAGATCATCTGGGCCGCCATCGACGGGCTGGCCCGCCAGCACGGGGTCACGATCGACCCGAACAAGCCGCTGGAGGAGAACAAGATCGTCCAGCTCGGACGGGTGCGCCCGAAGGAGGAGACGGATGTCGGCTGACGACGAAGACGGCTACACCGGTCCCGCGACGGTGGTGGTGGACGGCGCCGAGGTGCCGGTCGAGGTGGAGCTGAGGGGCCACTTCCAGCCGATCGACGGCTACTACCGCTGGTACGGCCGCATCGCGCCGAGCGCCCGGCTGGACGAGCTGTGCGGCGGCCGCAAGAAGAAGGGCGAGATCCGCACCCCGGACGGCTCGGCCACCGGCGAGCTGTCCGACCCCGACCCGTGGGGGCGGTACCGCATCCTGGGGACGAGCACGCCGCCGTTCACGGTGCCGAAGACACTCGCCGAACTGGCGGACTGAAAAGGGCGCCCACCAGCCGGTGGGCGCCCTTCTTACATCCGAGAAGACTTACGAGCCGACCGCGAACCCGACCCGGCGCACGTCCGAGGGCGCGATCTCGACGTAGGCGATCCGGTCCGACGGGACCAGGAACTTGCGGCCCTTCTCGTCGGTGAGGCTGAACAGGCCGTCCTCGGTCTTCAGCGCGTCGGCGACCAGCTTCTCGACCTCCTCGGCGGACTGGCCACTGGACACCACCAGCTCACGCGGGGTGTCCTTGATGCCGATCTTGACCTCCACCTGCTACCTCCGACTGGTTCTGCCACGTACTCCACCGCCCAGGCTAGCCCAGCCCGAGCACCTGCATCCGTTTGGTGTGCCCCTGCTGCAACCGGCGGAAGAGCCCGGCGATTCCCGACAGGTCGCCCGAGCCGGACACGATCAGCTCGGCCAGCGGGTCCCGCTCGGCCACCACGTACTGCGCCTGGGTGAGCGCCTCGCCGAGCAGCCGCCGCCCCCACAGCGCCAGCTTGTCGCGCGTCTTGGGGTCGGCCTCGATGCCCGCGGCGACCTCCCGCTCGGCGAACGCCGAGTGCCCGGTGTCGGCGAGCACCGTGACCACCAGGTCCTTGGTCTCCGGGTCCAGCCAGCTGCCCACCTCGCGGTAGAGGTCCGCCGCCAGCCCGTCCCCGACGTAGGCCTTGACCAGCGATTCCAGCCACGACCTGGGCGCGGTGGACGCGTGCCAGGCGTCGAACCGGGCCACGAACGGCGCCATCGCGTCCTCGACACGCCTGCCGTGCTCGGCGAGGAACTTCGCCAGCATTTCGTAGTGCCCGATCTCGGCGGCCGCCATCGCCGACAGCGCGGCGCGCCCGGACAGGGTGGGCGCCTTCCGCGCGTCCTCCGCCATCCGGTCGAACGCGGACAATTCGCCGTAGGCGATGACCCCGAGCAGGTCGACGACGCCTTCGCTGATCTCTCGTGTCACGGCCGTGAGCGTACCGCCGTTACGAGGAGACGAATCTAACGTGGACACACCGGGCCGAAATGCCGAGGCCGGGGCCGTACCGGTTACAATTGGACGGGAAAGCTACCGCATCCGCAGTAGCGCGTCCCACCCGAGGCACCCCCGCCTCGACTCGCCGGAGGACGAGCAGACCCCGGGCGCCACTGCGAGCGGCAGGTAATGCGCGTGCACGCCGTCCAGGCATTCCCGGTGGACCTTCCCGCCGGTTGAGTGCCGAATCTCGACCAGGCCGTGCGCGCTGGTAGAGAGAGGCGATCACACTGACCGCGAACATTTCCGACAACAACGAGATCGACCCGGTGGCCCTCGAGCACAGCGAGACGGGCGTCCCGGACACCGACACCTCCCACCCGCTGCAGGCCGACCACGTCGAACCGGCCACCCCGACCTTCGCCGAGCTGGGCGTCCGCCCCGAGATCGTGCGCGCGCTCGCCGAGGCCGGCATCGAGCACACCTTCGCCATCCAGGCCCTCACGCTGCCGCTCGCGCTGGCCGGCGACGACCTGATCGGCCAGGCCCGCACCGGCATGGGCAAGACGCTGGGCTTCGGCGTCCCGCTGCTGCAGCGCGTGGTCTCCCCCGGCGACGGCACCCCGCAGGCCCTGGTGGTCGTCCCGACCCGTGAGCTCTGCCTGCAGGTCACCCGGGACCTCACCGACGCCGGCAAGCACCTGAACGTGCGCACCCTGGCGATCTACGGCGGCCGCCCCTACGAGCAGCAGATCAGCGCCCTGCGCAAGGGCGTCGACGTGGTCGTCGGCACCCCCGGCCGCCTGCTGGACCTGGCCGAGCAGAAGGCGCTGGTCCTCGGCAAGGTCCGCGCGCTGGTGCTGGACGAGGCCGACGAGATGCTCGACCTGGGCTTCCTGCCCGACATCGAGCGCATCCTCGGCATGGTGCCCGACCAGCGGCAGACCATGCTGTTCTCGGCCACGATGCCGGACCCGATCATCAAGCTGGCCCGCACCTTCCTCAACCGCCCGACGCACGTGCGGGCCGAGGAGAACGACTCCAGCGCGGTGCACGAGCGCACCACGCAGTTCGCCTACCGGGCGCACTCGCTCGACAAGCCCGAGCTGATCGCCCGCGTGCTGCAGGCCAAGGACCGCGGGCTGACGATGATCTTTACCCGCACCAAGCGCACCGCGCAGAAGGTGGCCGACGACCTCGCCGAGCGCGGGTTCGCCGCCGCGGCGGTGCACGGCGACCTCGGCCAGGGCGCTCGCGAGCAGGCGCTGCGCGCGTTCCGCTCCGGCAAGGTCGACGTGCTGGTCGCCACCGACGTGGCCGCCCGCGGCATCGACGTCACCGACGTGACGCACGTGATCAACTACCAGACACCCGAGGACGAGAGCACGTACGTGCACCGCATCGGCCGCACCGGCCGCGCGGGCAAGACCGGTGTCGCGATCACGCTGGTCGACTGGGACGACATGCACCGCTGGCAGGCCATCAACGACGCGCTCAAGCTCGACATGGCCGAGCCGGTCGAGACGTACTCGACGTCGAAGCACCTGTTCAGCGACCTGGACATCCCGGAGGACGCCACCGGGCGGCTGCCGCTGTCCAAGCGCACCCGCGCCGGCCTTGCCGCCGAGCCGGAGGAGCAGATGGGCGGCCGTCGCCGGAGCGGCGGCGCGACCACCCGCAACCGCCGCCGCACCCGCGGCGCCGCGAAGGCCGGCGAAGGCGAGCAGGCCGAGGCGACCGGCGAGCCGTCGGGTGAGGAGCGCCGTCCGCGCCGCCGCACCCGCGGTGGCAAGGCGCTCGGCGACACCTCGGGCCCGGCGGAGAAGGGCCCGACCGAGCGTGAAGGCGGCGAGGCCGCGGAGCGTCCCGCCCGTCGCCGCCGCCGTCGCCGTTCGGGCTCGGCCAGCGCGACGGCGAACACGTCTGATACACCGGGTTCGGCAGACTGAGGCCGACCGGCGCCGCGGGGGCGCCGGCGAACACCGGGAGCAGGAACGTGAGCGAGCCCGAGGCGGGTGGACGGCACCGCCGTCCCGACGGCGGCGAAGTCGCCGGGCCGATCGGCGCGGAGGACGTGCTGGCCGGCGCTCCCGCCCCGGCGCCGGCTCCGGAACGCCCGCGACGCGAGCGGCCGTCCCCGTGGAACCGGCCTCGTGACCGGGTCGTCGCGGTCCTGATCGTCGTCCTGGTGGTCGTCACCGGTGTCGTGATCTGGGCGGGCAGCGCGAGCCGGGCGACGATCCAGGAGACGTCCGCGCCGG
The window above is part of the Amycolatopsis thermoflava N1165 genome. Proteins encoded here:
- a CDS encoding DUF4873 domain-containing protein, coding for MSADDEDGYTGPATVVVDGAEVPVEVELRGHFQPIDGYYRWYGRIAPSARLDELCGGRKKKGEIRTPDGSATGELSDPDPWGRYRILGTSTPPFTVPKTLAELAD
- a CDS encoding DUF3107 domain-containing protein, whose translation is MEVKIGIKDTPRELVVSSGQSAEEVEKLVADALKTEDGLFSLTDEKGRKFLVPSDRIAYVEIAPSDVRRVGFAVGS
- a CDS encoding ferritin-like fold-containing protein, which codes for MTREISEGVVDLLGVIAYGELSAFDRMAEDARKAPTLSGRAALSAMAAAEIGHYEMLAKFLAEHGRRVEDAMAPFVARFDAWHASTAPRSWLESLVKAYVGDGLAADLYREVGSWLDPETKDLVVTVLADTGHSAFAEREVAAGIEADPKTRDKLALWGRRLLGEALTQAQYVVAERDPLAELIVSGSGDLSGIAGLFRRLQQGHTKRMQVLGLG
- a CDS encoding DEAD/DEAH box helicase, whose protein sequence is MALEHSETGVPDTDTSHPLQADHVEPATPTFAELGVRPEIVRALAEAGIEHTFAIQALTLPLALAGDDLIGQARTGMGKTLGFGVPLLQRVVSPGDGTPQALVVVPTRELCLQVTRDLTDAGKHLNVRTLAIYGGRPYEQQISALRKGVDVVVGTPGRLLDLAEQKALVLGKVRALVLDEADEMLDLGFLPDIERILGMVPDQRQTMLFSATMPDPIIKLARTFLNRPTHVRAEENDSSAVHERTTQFAYRAHSLDKPELIARVLQAKDRGLTMIFTRTKRTAQKVADDLAERGFAAAAVHGDLGQGAREQALRAFRSGKVDVLVATDVAARGIDVTDVTHVINYQTPEDESTYVHRIGRTGRAGKTGVAITLVDWDDMHRWQAINDALKLDMAEPVETYSTSKHLFSDLDIPEDATGRLPLSKRTRAGLAAEPEEQMGGRRRSGGATTRNRRRTRGAAKAGEGEQAEATGEPSGEERRPRRRTRGGKALGDTSGPAEKGPTEREGGEAAERPARRRRRRRSGSASATANTSDTPGSAD